In candidate division KSB1 bacterium, the sequence CTTTTAATGAAATCGATATCCTGCTTTACTTCAGCTTCATCCATTTCAACTCCCGCCTGTCGAACCTTCTCGAGTAAGTTATCAGCCGTGCTTTGTTCAATATCAAATTCTTTTCTAAAGATTTCAAAATTACGTCCAAGGTTTGGATGGTTTGTGGCGTAATCCGAACTGAACTGAAAAAGTATTTGGCTTTGAATCAACTTAATGGTAGAAGCAGTTAGATGCCTTGACTTGATTTTTATGTCCGGGGTAATTCCACCACCGCCAAAGACTGTTCTTCCGGAGCTGGTCGTGAAAACCGGTTTACTCAAGGTACTGTCAATATGAGAATTGGGATCAAAATCATCGTAGCCATCACGGATATAATCTAATAAGCCGTTTTCATAGGAACGCTGAATGAGCCTGCCGCTTGGTGAATAATACCGGGCGATGGTGACCCGAATCGCAGCTCCGTCTTTTAAAGAAATCTGGTGTTGAACCAAACCTTTGCCAAAACTCGTCTCACCGACAATTAAACCCCGGTCCCAATCTTGAATCGCACCGGCCACAATTTCAGAAGCACTGGCAGAGCCATGATTAATTAAGATAATCAAAGGCAATTTGGAATATGCTGACTCCAAAGTGGAATAATAATCCTCGTTTGAACTCGAAATGCGACCCCGCGTATAAACGATCCGTTTACCACTTTCTAAAAATTTATCGGCCATTTCAACTGCCTGATCCAGGTACCCGCCTGAATTTCCTCTTACATCCAAAATCAAACGCAGCATGCCTTGCGAGTTTAATTCTTCCAGGGCCTTCTCGAATTCGTCATTTGTAGTTTTGGCAAACCTGCCAACTCTGATATAGCCTGTTTCGGGTTCAATCATAAATGCCGTCGAAATGCTGTAAATTGGAATCTTGTCACGGGTGATAGTTAAATCAAAGGGTTCCTCATAAGCGTGTCGTTTTATTTGAACATTTACTCTGGTTCCTTTTTTACCTAACAATTTCTCCCGCACTTGATCTTCAGTAAATCCGTATGTTGAGGTGCCTTCAATTTCAACGATTTGATCTCCGGGGCGTAACCCTAACCGCTCCGAAGGAGAGCCCGCAATGGGTGAAACAACCGTAGGAACTTTATCGAGGACTATAAATTCAATTCCGATTCCTTCAAACTCTCCTTCGAACTGCTCCCGGACTTCTTGAACTTGCTCCTTCGGTAGATAGACCGTATGCGGATCCAACTTTTCAAGCATGCCGGTAATAGCCGAATCAACAAGCTCTTTGGAATCCACTTCCTCAAAATAGAGCTCATTTAGCACCCGAACAACCTCCATGAATCGCTGGATTTGCACTAAATTATTTGAACCGAGTGCGAATAAATCCAACCTCATTGCGACCGCGAACAAAAAGAGAACAACGACAATAAGAGCGACCGAGCTCTTTCTAAGCTTTTTCATAAGTACACCTTAAAAAAATTGTGTTGTGGTTTTTATAAGTATTAAAGTCTTGCATTTCTGTGCAAAAATAGCCCAATGACGCGAAGCGAATGACAATAACGTCATTAAGCCAATAGGTCATTGGCCTTCGGCGTCATTATCGAGAGCAGCAAAAGTAATCTCTTTAAATGACAGGCATCGTAATGACTAACACCAGAAAAATCTAACACCTGAACACTCTAACACCTGAACACTACTTTAATTTTGCACAAAATAGTTATAAAACGATGGCAAAAGAAAATCGATGCGTATCCCCAAAATTTGAGTCG encodes:
- a CDS encoding S41 family peptidase, coding for MKKLRKSSVALIVVVLFLFAVAMRLDLFALGSNNLVQIQRFMEVVRVLNELYFEEVDSKELVDSAITGMLEKLDPHTVYLPKEQVQEVREQFEGEFEGIGIEFIVLDKVPTVVSPIAGSPSERLGLRPGDQIVEIEGTSTYGFTEDQVREKLLGKKGTRVNVQIKRHAYEEPFDLTITRDKIPIYSISTAFMIEPETGYIRVGRFAKTTNDEFEKALEELNSQGMLRLILDVRGNSGGYLDQAVEMADKFLESGKRIVYTRGRISSSNEDYYSTLESAYSKLPLIILINHGSASASEIVAGAIQDWDRGLIVGETSFGKGLVQHQISLKDGAAIRVTIARYYSPSGRLIQRSYENGLLDYIRDGYDDFDPNSHIDSTLSKPVFTTSSGRTVFGGGGITPDIKIKSRHLTASTIKLIQSQILFQFSSDYATNHPNLGRNFEIFRKEFDIEQSTADNLLEKVRQAGVEMDEAEVKQDIDFIKRRMKSEIARHLWSSKEFYQMEVLQDEQVREALQKFSEAAKIAKLTIDK